Genomic segment of Cryptococcus depauperatus CBS 7841 chromosome 8, complete sequence:
TAGCTGCTTGGTATGGACCGCGTGAAGATATTATCTCTCTGAGAAGAAAACCGACTCGTAAATCTGTACATTTTGGAGAGTATACCAGGCTCGAGAAGGATGCAGGCCATGCCGATTAAGGAGTATCAGaaatagaaagaatgaTGGAATTGTATATAAGATAAGTAGAAGTGGAAATTAAGTAGAATGGCTGCACCTGGTTAATGTTACGTAACTGGTTTAGGGGGgaatgtcaaggatttgatcccgttaTATAGATAGCATAAAGAGATAGACTAAGAATGGAATAAGACTTTCTAATGGCTAAATTACGTGTTATTaagttaggcgtgccagtttGGTGCATGCCTATCCATCACTCATTATCCATACATGAAATTACCTTATAGCTTTCATatcttgttttcattgCTATTCTATACATCCAATTATACAGCCTAGTTCTAACAAGGAGATGAGTGAACGAAACGTCCTCGCCATCCTTCTAGTTAGTAGTGTTTTTTGACCGTTATCGATCTAAACATTGGTCTTGAGCAAAGGTTTTAACGATATGAGTGATATCGTGTTCATATGTTCAGGTACTTGGGTAGATACACGCATCATTCATGAAAAGTACTGCACCTCTAGGCCTATACTCTTTATTGGACGCTTCTTGTCTGTCAAATTGGATATGACACCTGCAGAAACGAGGCAATTCTTAATCCTAGCCTCATATAATAGCGAAATTTGCTGTAACCTGTTAGAGCACCTGAGCATGAAGACCATCATCACTCACCCAGTTGCCTAGTAGTCTCGCCTTCAATATCCCATCCCTCTCGTCTTGTACTGATTGCTGAAATATCCTTGGCGCTGCCTTCTGCAATACCATCCTTGCGTTAGCATCCGTAACGATAGGTAATGGCGAGTCCAATTGCGTTTTgctttcaacatcttccacAGCTTCCTCCCTCAAACTGGCTTCTCTCAATGATGCTGATTTCAGCATCGAGCCCATTGAGTCATGCTCTTCCTTTATCGCTGTGTTTACCGAGTCCACAACACTATCTGATGCTGATGATGCTTTTCCAACTTCGTCGTGTGCCATGCTTCTTATatctctcctccttcctaTCCACCACTCCCCGCCAATGCTTAGATCACTCTCATAAGAATAGACATTGACCCCAAAACGAGTAGCAAGAGCAACAGTGGGCGAGACCTGTGCCGCATAAGAGGATGACAAAAACCCGATGAGGGGGTTATAAAGAAGAGTCAAAGTAGTTGGCGGAGATGGTGGAGGAGAATTCGACGATAAAGGTAGGATCGGCGGAATAGTGGTGAATCGTAGGCCTGTGGAAACTACAAATATAATGAGTTGTACGGATTTCCTACTGGCAGCCTACACATACTCCCAAAACTTCGTTGCTTTGCAGAAAAATACACCTCGCCACCGGCCGATAGTCTGCCTCTCAATCCACCCTCCAtcatttcctcttcatctatcctcctcccttctttctcatcttccactTTGGGTTCTGTTTTTGCACTTTCCACCTGCCAAGCAAAGTTGTAGAGACCTCTAATACCAAACATACCATCTTGGGCAGAGTAAGTATATTCTCCACAATATCTACCCGTATCATGTTGCAGAGTGAAAAAAACATTTCCGGGAGTTGGTGGCGGGTTTGGCGTAGAGGGTTCAGAAAGTTGGCGAGAATGAGAAGGGGGGGTTTGAGGAGATGTAGGTCGGGTTGGTGATGGAGGAGCAGGCTGTGAGAGAAACGCaagatgagcttgaagtGTTGGAGTTAGACGCGTTGTTGCCAAACCAGAGAGATGGAGTGAAGGGAGGTGCAATCTGGAATAAAATAGGTAATCTATCCTTGAGGTAAAACATTGATCTTCTCaattctcaaagatgactaACCTCGGCCTTCaatccttttccctccAAGCcaaatctcatcttttggcAGTGGTCTTTTGGGTGGTGGGTACACCCTGAAACGCTCTACTACATCTTTGAATGTGATAGAGCGACCGGGCCCAATCTGAGGTAGCTTCGTCAACACCCTATTCGTTCCGCTTTTAAAACTTCTTAGTTTACCTCTTGCAACGCCTCAGAAGTTGTAATGTAGGATATTGATCCATTGAGCTGAGGAAGCGCGTCAAGTCCGTATGAAGTAAAAAACACTGGCGTAGGTGCGTTGGCGAGCTGAAGTATGAGGGATTGAGGTATCTGAAAGTCTCTGTTGATGTCAACCAAACGTCCCTGCAGCCAAGCTTAATAAATATTACAGGAGAGCTACATTCATGTCAGCAACTATATTATACAATATATATTGATTACCTGTTGACGAGCGTGTCAGAGAGCTGTAAAAGTTGTCCTCATTCCATCCAATAGCGGCATAATAGTTGCGAAGGATCTATTACCAACGTTAACAGAGTACAGTGGTGCTTCTCTATCCATACTCACAAAGGCAGAGAATGGGATCATGTATAGGAATGGTTGTCTTGAAATAACctgttgaaaagtaaaaggAAT
This window contains:
- a CDS encoding mitochondrial distribution and morphology protein 10, with protein sequence MIPFSAFILRNYYAAIGWNEDNFYSSLTRSSTALLDFQIPQSLILQLANAPTPVFFTSYGLDALPQLNGSISYITTSEALQEIGPGRSITFKDVVERFRVYPPPKRPLPKDEIWLGGKRIEGRDYLFYSRLHLPSLHLSGLATTRLTPTLQAHLAFLSQPAPPSPTRPTSPQTPPSHSRQLSEPSTPNPPPTPGNVFFTLQHDTGRYCGEYTYSAQDGMFGIRGLYNFAWQVESAKTEPKVEDEKEGRRIDEEEMMEGGLRGRLSAGGEVYFSAKQRSFGISTGLRFTTIPPILPLSSNSPPPSPPTTLTLLYNPLIGFLSSSYAAQVSPTVALATRFGVNVYSYESDLSIGGEWWIGRRRDIRSMAHDEVGKASSASDSVVDSVNTAIKEEHDSMGSMLKSASLREASLREEAVEDVESKTQLDSPLPIVTDANARMVLQKAAPRIFQQSVQDERDGILKARLLGNWQISLLYEARIKNCLVSAGVISNLTDKKRPIKSIGLEVQYFS